From Haemorhous mexicanus isolate bHaeMex1 chromosome 1, bHaeMex1.pri, whole genome shotgun sequence, one genomic window encodes:
- the C1H18orf63 gene encoding uncharacterized protein C18orf63 homolog, which produces MNSTRHQSLFFVSLPELQKLCAATVTLSSQIPETETRSTQIKTCRQLLFLYQEILSAPVMGTLNQISVVMAIPFYESGICQAYVERHGATLEAPQTVSPALLQTCLSYTLTARLAPRWNKAGHLLVQGKDFLSHSGRQNAVVIDLNVSERQLCISVEPCSIRLPPPELGDFDISANTVKLFDSNENTVIQQHSILSNWCYVLPSMKMGQIINISHIIPPESPFRSYRDFQMHWKSLYGYILPEDLEDTKTYLSVYFKPIGERFFTYPLSCIRSQPVQYFPRTDAESVVNSFLSDMKSNFSQLCGFPVKMTSKALYATKELSRASVHEIKPKHTKLDGEMVCVVSLTQAPPRKATLPGIPSLCSTENSHWMERLIKEPGTHSFSSSSESPGGVSLAATEKSMSSKQIRGVPELPAAKSLGTPVYSAFESTLPKVSKIIPIFKGKLMQMNGKITNQTDRKKKESAERHSPMKSVGVSSSMLSVRKSSITQVFKHIQNMPVKTPTDSNVLQVKNMKTHTKHGAPIFRWKTQSSGQNANSDFSENSASGGSPSAVNHKKPNSPFFLKNVGPVLQKSNTSPCLNTHESSTSSAKKWKKFTSQNTTQFLEKQSKELHSQICKLDSEMTHSSLSLQQTKKSNKGAGLNIHESVFKDTECMAKSGEKKAACHSKDCTAETTSLHSKPNFEQMITGNKYLTCETLTSKPALPVKESNMEASVKKSCARRRQKEEGYSKLKRAKRSRTST; this is translated from the exons ATGAATAGCACCAGGCACCAGTCTCTGTTCTTTGTCAGTCTGCCTGAACTGCAAAAACTCTGTGCTGCTACAGTAACACTGAGTTCTCAGATACCAGAAACTGAGACAAGGAGCACACAGATAAAAACTTGCAG ACAATTATTATTCCTGTACCAAGAGATCCTTTCTGCACCTGTTATGGGGACCCTGAATCAAATTTCGGTTGTGATGGCG ATACCATTTTACGAATCAGGAATATGTCAAGCCTATGTAGAGAGACATGGAGCTACT CTGGAAGCACCGCAAACAGTTTCTCCAGCCCTTCTCCAAACCTGCCTCTCCTACACGCTTACAGCCAGGCTTGCACCCAGATGGAACAAGGCTGGTCATCTCTTGGTGCAAG GGAAAGACTTTTTGTCTCATTCAGGAAGGCAAAATGCTGTTG TTATAGACCTCAATGTGTCAGAGAGGCAGCTTTGCATCAGTGTGGAGCCTTGCTCAATTCGGCTGCCACCCCCCGAG cTGGGAGATTTTGATATTTCAGCAAACACCGTAAAGCTGTTTGACAGCAATGAAAACACAGTTATTCAGCAACATTCCATATTAAGTAACTGGTGCTATGTTTTGCCAAG CATGAAAATGGGTCAGATCATAAACATCAGCCACATAATTCCTCCAGAATCTCCTTTCCGTTCATATAGAGATTTTCAGATGCACTGGAAGAGTCTG TATGGATATATTCTTCCTGAGGATCTTGAAGACACAAAAACATATTTGAGTGTTTACTTCAAACCAATAGGGGAAAGGTTCTTCAC GTACCCTTTAAGTTGCATCCGAAGTCAGCCAGTGCAGTATTTCCCCAGAACAGATGCAGAAAGTGTAGTgaactcttttctttctgacatGAAGAGCAATTTTTCACAGCTGTGTGGATTTCCAGTAAAGATGACAAGTAAAGCACTTTATGCTACAAAGGAACTCTCCAGGGCTTCAGTGCAT gaaataaaacctaAGCATACGAAATTGGACGGTGAGATGGTTTGTGTAGTATCTCTAACGCAGGCTCCACCAAGAAAAGCTACTTTGCCTGGAATTCCTTCACTGTGCAGTACAGAAAACAGCCACTGGATGGAGCGTTTGATCAAAGAGCCAGGAACACACAGTTTTTCGAGTAGCAGTGAGAGCCCAGGAGGGGTTAGCCTTGCAGCAACAGAGAAATCAATGAGCAGTAAGCAAATAAGAGGCGTACCAGAGTTACCTGCTGCAAAATCTTTAGGAACACCTGTATACTCAGCCTTTGAATCCACTCTTCCAAAAGTCAGCAAAATTATACCAATTTTCAAAGGAAAGTTGATGCAAATGAATGGAAAGATCACAAATCAAACAGataggaagaaaaaggaaagtgcTGAAAGGCATTCACCAATGAAAAGTGTGGGTGTTTCGTCTTCTATGCTGTCTGTGCGCAAATCCAGCATAACTCAGGTTTTCAAACACATTCAAAATATGCCAGTCAAAACTCCTACTGACAGCAATGTGCTTCAGGTAAAGAACATGAAGACACACACAAAACATGGTGCACCCATATTCCGATGGAAAACCCAGTCTAGTGGACAAAATGCTAACtctgatttttctgaaaactcAGCTTCAGGTGGGAGTCCAAGTGCAGTCAATCACAAAAAGCCAAATTCTCCGTTCTTTCTTAAGAATGTTGGGCCAGTGCTTCAGAAATCAAACACCAGTCCATGTCTGAATACACATGAATCTTCTACCTCCAGTgcaaaaaagtggaaaaagttTACAAGTCAAAATACTACTCAATTTCTTGAGAAACAGTCAAAGGAATTGCATTCGCAGATTTGTAAATTAGACAGTGAAATGACACATTCCAGCTTGTCACTGCAGCaaacaaagaaatcaaataaaGGAGCTGGGTTAAATATTCATGAATCTGTCTTCAAAGATACAGAGTGCATGGCCAAAAGcggagaaaagaaagcagcatgCCACTCTAAGGACTGTACTGCTGAGACAACCAGTCTCCATTCCAAACCTAACTTTGAACAG ATGATTACAGGGAACAAGTATCTGACATGTGAAACACTGACCTCAAAACCGGCTTTGCCAGTCAAGGAGAGCAACATGGAAGCATCTGTAAAGAAAAGTTGTGCCAGAAGAAGACAG AAAGAAGAAGGTTATTCAAAGTTAAAGAGAGCCAAAAGAAGTAGAACTTCTACTTAA